A single genomic interval of uncultured Pseudodesulfovibrio sp. harbors:
- a CDS encoding efflux RND transporter permease subunit, producing the protein MDIVKASIEKPVAVLVGVIMVVMFGGIALATLPYQLSPNVTEPVITVSTRWSGATPFEIERDIVEEQEKVLKGVPALTEMESSCYNGLAELTLKFEIGTDIDSALLRVSNKLDEVPEYPDNADRPIVSATGASTSPVIWIMLRTLPGNERDVQTYRTYFENDVRQYLERVKGVADLFVGGGREDEMQIILDPVRLAAYNLTIPQLADILKKENVSISAGSMGVGRRDYRIRTPAEFKSPEEIAEIVVTSSGHHRVTLGDVAKVRRGHEKATVAMLHNGVAGMAVGVKPQPGTNVLEMTDAVHAVVKDLNANMLKDEGIVLDWVYDQRPYIEGAIDLVKRNIIIGSILAIVVLFVFLQSFSSTIIVAVSIPVSIVGAFIMFAAAGRSLNVVSMAGISFAVGMLVDNAIVVLENIDRHRRMGKGALASAYDGASEVWGAVLASTLTTVAVFLPVVFMEQEAGQLFKDIAIAVTCAIVLSLFVSVLVIPMLARQLYGIAEKRGGVASTADAPRDPASLSLAKRLLVPLTNFGGRIADWIMALLNRAISTVKSRIITVLALTLASVLMVWAFFPKMEYLPEGNRNLVISILIPPPGLSYEERLGIGEYVFEKTEPHFNKEIDGMPGVENMFFVSAPTINLFGATSVDEQRGGELTPFFSRLLNTIPGMFGVSLQASIFEQGLGEGRVVNVDFSGPNLEKLVAAAGTMFGMTMQGVPGSQIRPVPSLELLYPEVRFIPERDRVRAAGLSAQDLGTAIDVILDGRKIGDYKEEGRKKVDLVLKGSPQDVTTPEEIYSSLIATPNGWAVPVSSLARIERTNSMNQIRHLERQRTITLQVTPPKDVPLQQAMETIQNNLIPKVRQMGLLDGVTVRLSGAADKLSVTRDALQWNFLLAIVITYLLMSALFGNFIYPLIILFTIPLAGAGGFLGLKLENIFIAQQPLDILTMLGFVILIGVVVNNAILIVHQSLGNIREHGMQHKEAVLEATRTRLRPIYMSAATSVFGMLPLAVAPGPGSELYRGLGAVVLGGLALSTVFTIFVIPALLMFVIGMEKVGGKA; encoded by the coding sequence GTGGATATCGTCAAAGCTTCAATTGAAAAACCGGTAGCCGTTCTCGTCGGCGTGATCATGGTTGTCATGTTCGGCGGGATCGCTTTGGCAACGCTGCCGTACCAGCTTTCTCCCAACGTCACCGAGCCTGTCATCACCGTCTCCACCCGGTGGAGCGGTGCCACGCCGTTCGAGATCGAACGTGACATCGTGGAAGAACAGGAAAAGGTGCTCAAGGGTGTACCCGCCCTTACCGAGATGGAAAGCTCCTGCTACAACGGGCTTGCGGAACTGACGCTCAAGTTCGAGATCGGGACCGACATCGACTCGGCCCTGTTGCGTGTTTCCAACAAGCTCGACGAAGTGCCGGAGTATCCGGACAATGCGGACCGGCCCATTGTTTCCGCCACGGGCGCTTCAACGTCTCCGGTCATCTGGATCATGCTCAGGACGCTTCCCGGAAACGAGCGTGATGTTCAGACGTACCGTACATATTTCGAAAACGACGTGCGCCAGTACCTTGAACGCGTCAAGGGCGTGGCCGACCTCTTTGTGGGCGGCGGGCGTGAGGACGAGATGCAGATCATTCTCGATCCCGTGCGTCTGGCGGCTTACAACCTGACCATCCCCCAACTGGCGGATATCCTGAAAAAGGAAAATGTCTCCATCTCCGCAGGCAGCATGGGCGTCGGACGGCGTGATTACCGCATCCGCACCCCTGCCGAGTTCAAGTCTCCCGAGGAGATCGCCGAGATCGTGGTGACGTCGTCCGGCCATCATCGCGTCACCCTCGGTGACGTGGCAAAGGTCCGGCGAGGCCATGAAAAGGCCACGGTCGCCATGTTGCACAACGGCGTGGCCGGTATGGCCGTGGGCGTGAAGCCCCAGCCCGGTACCAACGTCCTTGAAATGACTGACGCCGTGCATGCGGTCGTGAAAGACCTCAATGCCAACATGCTCAAGGACGAGGGAATCGTACTCGACTGGGTGTATGACCAGCGCCCGTATATCGAGGGAGCCATCGATCTCGTCAAACGCAACATCATCATTGGCTCCATTCTGGCTATCGTGGTGCTGTTCGTTTTCCTGCAATCCTTTTCGTCCACCATCATCGTGGCCGTGTCCATTCCGGTCTCCATCGTGGGGGCGTTCATCATGTTCGCTGCGGCAGGGCGTTCCCTCAACGTCGTATCCATGGCGGGTATTTCGTTTGCGGTCGGCATGCTCGTGGATAACGCCATTGTCGTTCTTGAAAACATCGACCGCCACCGGCGTATGGGCAAGGGGGCACTGGCTTCCGCCTATGACGGTGCGAGTGAAGTCTGGGGCGCGGTGCTTGCCTCGACCCTGACCACGGTGGCCGTGTTCCTGCCCGTTGTTTTCATGGAGCAGGAAGCCGGTCAGTTGTTCAAGGATATCGCTATCGCCGTTACCTGCGCCATCGTGCTGTCCCTGTTCGTCTCGGTGCTCGTCATTCCCATGCTTGCCCGACAGCTTTACGGTATTGCCGAGAAGCGGGGGGGCGTTGCTTCCACAGCCGATGCGCCCCGTGATCCGGCTTCCCTGTCGCTGGCAAAGCGTTTGCTCGTGCCTTTGACGAACTTTGGCGGCAGGATTGCCGATTGGATCATGGCGCTTCTGAATCGTGCCATTTCCACGGTGAAAAGCCGTATCATCACGGTCCTTGCCTTGACGCTCGCATCCGTGCTCATGGTTTGGGCCTTTTTCCCCAAGATGGAATACCTGCCCGAAGGCAATCGAAATCTCGTCATTTCCATTCTCATCCCGCCGCCCGGACTTTCCTATGAGGAACGTCTCGGCATCGGAGAGTATGTTTTCGAGAAGACCGAGCCGCATTTCAACAAGGAAATTGACGGTATGCCGGGAGTCGAGAACATGTTTTTCGTGTCCGCTCCCACCATCAACCTCTTCGGCGCGACGTCAGTGGACGAACAGCGCGGGGGCGAGCTGACGCCGTTTTTCTCGCGTCTCCTCAATACCATCCCCGGCATGTTCGGTGTTTCGCTTCAGGCGTCCATCTTCGAGCAGGGGCTGGGTGAAGGCCGTGTCGTCAACGTGGACTTTTCCGGTCCGAACCTTGAAAAACTGGTGGCTGCCGCCGGGACCATGTTCGGCATGACCATGCAGGGCGTGCCCGGTTCCCAGATTCGTCCAGTCCCGTCGCTGGAACTGCTGTATCCCGAAGTCCGGTTCATCCCCGAGCGTGACCGTGTCCGCGCGGCAGGATTGTCCGCGCAGGATCTCGGTACTGCCATCGACGTCATTCTCGACGGGCGGAAGATCGGCGACTACAAGGAAGAAGGCCGGAAAAAGGTGGACCTCGTACTCAAGGGATCGCCGCAGGATGTCACCACGCCCGAGGAAATCTACAGCTCGCTCATCGCGACTCCCAACGGCTGGGCCGTGCCTGTCAGTTCCCTCGCCCGTATTGAGCGGACCAACTCCATGAATCAGATCCGCCACCTTGAACGGCAGCGGACCATTACCCTTCAGGTGACGCCGCCCAAAGACGTGCCGCTTCAGCAGGCCATGGAAACCATTCAGAACAATCTCATTCCGAAAGTGCGGCAGATGGGATTGCTTGATGGCGTGACCGTGCGTCTCTCCGGTGCCGCGGACAAGCTGTCCGTCACCCGTGATGCGCTCCAGTGGAACTTCCTGCTGGCCATCGTCATTACCTATCTGCTCATGTCGGCGCTTTTCGGTAACTTCATCTACCCGCTGATCATTCTCTTCACGATCCCTCTGGCGGGTGCCGGTGGATTCCTCGGGTTGAAGCTGGAGAACATCTTCATCGCGCAGCAGCCTCTTGATATCCTGACTATGCTTGGGTTCGTCATTCTGATCGGCGTCGTGGTCAACAACGCCATTCTCATTGTGCACCAGTCTCTCGGCAACATCCGGGAGCACGGTATGCAACACAAGGAAGCCGTGCTTGAGGCTACCCGCACCCGGCTGCGGCCCATTTACATGTCCGCGGCCACGTCGGTCTTCGGCATGCTGCCGCTTGCCGTGGCACCCGGTCCCGGTTCGGAATTGTACCGGGGTCTCGGTGCCGTCGTGCTGGGCGGACTCGCCCTGTCCACCGTGTTCACCATCTTCGTGATTCCGGCTCTGCTCATGTTCGTCATCGGCATGGAAAAAGTCGGCGGGAAGGCATAG
- a CDS encoding late competence development ComFB family protein — MRKPIPTIKGFDVNKIQNRNEKRVAVLMPEVIDEYYEDFTFDQLDIEDIYALTLNLLPARYIQHGSIIISDRLSDYEIKSKIRTAVERVLDYPTRADKD; from the coding sequence ATGCGAAAACCGATACCGACGATCAAAGGTTTTGACGTCAATAAAATCCAGAACCGCAATGAAAAGCGCGTTGCGGTCCTGATGCCGGAAGTCATCGACGAATATTACGAGGACTTCACTTTCGACCAGCTCGACATCGAAGACATCTACGCCCTCACGCTCAACCTGCTTCCCGCACGGTACATCCAGCATGGGTCAATCATCATCTCCGACCGGCTTTCCGACTATGAGATAAAAAGCAAAATCAGGACCGCGGTGGAGCGCGTTCTCGACTACCCTACTCGCGCCGACAAAGACTAA
- the msrB gene encoding peptide-methionine (R)-S-oxide reductase MsrB — translation MKINQYILSVTALILVLAGLSMAGFAASKEKGMADKKSVEIATIAGGCFWCVESDMEKLPGVIKAVSGYAGGAEENPSYEQVSGGGTGHREAVQVHFDPAQVSYEDVLAQYWKHFDPTDEGGSFGDRGFQYSSAIFYHSEQQREVAEASKKALEASGRFSKPVVTPIIKFTTFYEAEQYHQDYYKNNPVRYKTYRYFSGRDRFVEKTWGDAADVKDSEAAKSGRKTFIKPDDETLKETLTPLQYKVTQREGTENPFDNEYWNNHRDGIYVDIVSGEPLFSSTDKFNSGTGWPSFTRPLVEENIVEKDDRSLFALRTEVRSRLADSHLGHVFNDGPPPTGLRYCINSASLRFIVAEDLESAGYGEYSRLFE, via the coding sequence ATGAAGATCAATCAATATATACTGTCCGTGACGGCATTGATTCTGGTGCTGGCAGGGCTGTCCATGGCTGGGTTTGCCGCTTCAAAGGAGAAGGGCATGGCTGATAAGAAATCGGTGGAAATCGCCACGATTGCAGGCGGGTGTTTCTGGTGCGTTGAATCGGACATGGAAAAGTTGCCTGGAGTGATCAAGGCAGTGTCCGGATACGCTGGCGGTGCCGAGGAAAACCCTTCGTATGAACAGGTTTCCGGTGGCGGGACCGGCCATCGCGAGGCTGTGCAGGTCCACTTTGATCCGGCGCAGGTGAGCTATGAAGACGTCCTTGCCCAGTATTGGAAACATTTTGACCCGACCGACGAGGGGGGATCATTCGGTGATCGCGGGTTCCAGTATTCTTCGGCCATATTTTATCACAGCGAACAGCAGCGGGAGGTTGCCGAGGCGTCGAAAAAAGCGCTGGAAGCGTCCGGTCGCTTCTCGAAGCCGGTGGTTACGCCGATCATCAAGTTCACGACATTTTACGAGGCCGAGCAGTATCATCAGGATTATTACAAAAACAATCCGGTCCGTTACAAGACGTATCGCTATTTCTCGGGACGTGACCGGTTTGTTGAGAAGACATGGGGCGATGCGGCGGATGTAAAGGATTCGGAAGCGGCGAAGTCAGGCCGCAAGACGTTTATCAAGCCGGATGATGAGACCCTGAAGGAAACGCTCACGCCGCTGCAATACAAGGTGACACAGCGCGAAGGGACTGAGAATCCGTTTGATAATGAGTATTGGAATAACCACCGGGACGGCATTTATGTGGACATCGTTTCCGGCGAGCCGCTGTTTTCTTCCACGGACAAGTTCAATTCCGGCACGGGATGGCCGAGTTTCACCCGTCCTCTGGTGGAGGAGAACATCGTGGAAAAGGATGATCGAAGCTTGTTTGCGTTACGCACCGAAGTCCGCAGTCGGCTGGCTGATTCACATCTGGGCCATGTGTTCAATGACGGCCCGCCCCCGACCGGTTTGAGATACTGCATCAATTCCGCGTCATTGCGGTTTATCGTCGCGGAAGATTTGGAATCGGCCGGTTATGGAGAGTACAGCCGATTGTTCGAATAG
- a CDS encoding alpha/beta hydrolase, protein MRILFIILLTTFLFPVLIAGAADRPYPYTNAYRATVYGTPPDLKYPIEDPVTPKERSIRIKGRNVPGIFSYSDQMFYTTALQRREAPLIFIVAGTGAEHDSAKMQFLVQVFYQAGFHVVALSSPTHMNFVVSVSEHAVPGYVPHDVADLYRVMLWIKQDMEKRCDISGYSVTGYSLGALHSAFLAHMDSERKDFNFEHVLMINPPVSLYNSVRRLDGWLTSKSLDGRTVHEELEHFINQFSVFYEHADVTDLDDNFLYELVTHIDLEEKDLKALIGVDFRVSSSSMIFSSDVCKRAGYIVPPDAYPLGDGEPLMPYAESSFEITFEMYLDEYLLPYLQYLYPTLDRDTALKQCSLRGITPYLRETDKITVIGNRDDVILNMDDVEYIESVFGDRARLFPHGGHCGNMAYGPFVEAMVKMVKP, encoded by the coding sequence ATGCGAATACTGTTTATCATACTACTCACGACCTTTTTGTTTCCGGTCCTGATCGCAGGGGCGGCAGACCGGCCGTATCCGTATACAAACGCCTACCGTGCCACGGTCTATGGCACTCCGCCGGATTTGAAATATCCAATCGAAGATCCGGTGACGCCCAAGGAACGTTCCATTCGCATCAAGGGGCGCAATGTCCCGGGTATCTTTTCCTATAGCGACCAGATGTTTTACACCACGGCCCTGCAACGCCGTGAAGCTCCGCTCATTTTCATCGTGGCCGGAACCGGTGCGGAACATGATTCCGCCAAAATGCAGTTTCTGGTGCAGGTCTTTTATCAGGCCGGATTCCATGTGGTGGCGCTGTCCTCCCCGACACACATGAATTTCGTGGTCAGCGTGTCCGAACATGCCGTGCCGGGATATGTGCCGCATGACGTTGCCGACCTGTACCGGGTCATGCTGTGGATCAAGCAGGACATGGAGAAACGCTGCGATATCAGCGGATATTCCGTGACAGGCTATAGTCTCGGCGCATTGCACTCCGCGTTCCTCGCTCACATGGACAGCGAGAGAAAGGACTTCAATTTCGAGCATGTGCTGATGATAAATCCGCCAGTGAGCCTGTACAATTCAGTACGCCGCCTTGACGGGTGGCTGACGAGCAAGAGTCTTGACGGCAGGACCGTGCATGAGGAACTGGAGCATTTCATCAATCAGTTCTCCGTCTTTTACGAGCACGCCGACGTGACCGACCTTGATGACAACTTTCTGTATGAGCTGGTGACGCACATCGATCTCGAGGAAAAGGATTTGAAGGCGCTTATCGGCGTTGACTTCCGGGTGTCCTCCTCTTCCATGATTTTTTCCTCTGACGTGTGCAAGCGGGCCGGGTACATCGTGCCGCCCGACGCCTATCCATTGGGAGACGGCGAGCCGCTCATGCCGTATGCCGAATCCTCCTTTGAAATCACTTTCGAGATGTATCTGGATGAATACCTTCTGCCGTACCTCCAGTATCTCTACCCGACCCTTGATCGAGATACCGCGTTGAAGCAATGCAGTCTGCGCGGGATCACTCCCTACCTCAGGGAGACGGACAAGATCACGGTTATCGGCAATCGGGACGACGTGATTCTGAACATGGACGACGTGGAGTATATCGAATCGGTATTCGGTGACCGGGCCAGACTGTTCCCGCACGGCGGGCATTGCGGCAATATGGCTTACGGGCCGTTTGTGGAAGCCATGGTCAAGATGGTGAAGCCATGA
- a CDS encoding VacJ family lipoprotein encodes MMKRTVLSYILLFACSVFLGACGGLAKSTRVDPALNLAPTSFRTEVNHWPEPGDHDLDVMEVYDPWEPLNRNIYDFNAVVDEAFIYPATQAYRTVLPDPAERGIHNVIQNLNEAPVLVNCLLQGRLEKSFITTSRFFINSIFGIGGLMDVASSSEGLQKQEEDVGQTLGVWGFGSGPYFVMPILGPSNVRDTFGFGGDFLLLLMQMKYVYRAIGVKNTQTVAITELIIRGLNRRADTPFRYHSTGSPFEYEMIRFIYTKKRELDIKR; translated from the coding sequence ATGATGAAGCGTACCGTCCTGTCATATATTCTGCTGTTCGCCTGTAGCGTTTTCCTCGGAGCGTGCGGCGGACTTGCCAAATCCACACGCGTCGATCCGGCCTTGAATCTTGCGCCGACCTCGTTTCGTACGGAAGTGAATCATTGGCCGGAACCCGGAGATCATGATTTGGATGTCATGGAAGTCTATGATCCGTGGGAGCCCCTGAATCGTAATATCTACGATTTCAACGCCGTGGTGGACGAGGCGTTCATCTATCCTGCTACACAAGCGTATAGAACCGTGCTGCCTGACCCTGCGGAAAGGGGCATCCACAACGTTATCCAGAACCTCAACGAAGCGCCTGTGTTGGTGAATTGCCTGCTCCAGGGGCGGTTGGAGAAGAGTTTCATCACGACCTCGCGTTTCTTCATCAACAGCATTTTCGGCATCGGCGGTCTCATGGATGTGGCCTCATCGTCCGAGGGGTTGCAAAAGCAGGAAGAGGATGTGGGACAGACGCTCGGAGTCTGGGGTTTTGGCAGCGGACCGTATTTCGTCATGCCCATTCTCGGCCCGTCCAACGTGCGCGATACCTTCGGATTCGGCGGCGATTTCCTGCTGCTGCTCATGCAGATGAAGTACGTGTACAGGGCTATCGGCGTGAAGAACACCCAGACCGTGGCCATCACCGAACTGATTATCCGTGGCCTGAACAGGCGAGCCGACACGCCGTTCCGGTATCACTCCACAGGATCACCTTTCGAGTATGAAATGATCCGTTTCATCTACACCAAGAAGCGCGAATTGGACATCAAGCGGTAA